GAATAAGGAGAATATTTTGAAATACATCATTTCTGTTGTTATTTTTATCCTTACCTTAATAACTCTTAACTGTAAAATGGATCCTGGTAAGACTGCAAAATTAGAAAAAGTACTACAAGAAGCAGAAGATGCAAAACAAATAGCATTAGAAGTGCAAACAATAAGAGCAGATGTAGAAGTAGAAGCAAAAATAAAAGCAATAGAAGTAGAAGCAGAAATGGAAGTACAAAAAATCACAGAATCTGAAGCAACAGTAGCAGAATCAATAAAGGACACAAAACAAAAAATCGCAACATCAGCAAAAGCAGAAAGCGAAATTGCAAAACAAGAATTGCAACAAGCACAAAATGCAAAACTAGAAGCAAAACAACAAACAATAAGAATAACAGAAGAAATGAATCAACAACAAAAACAGTTCATAATTGCTAAATTAAAACTTAAAATTGAGAATATCGAAACAGTATTAAATATACACACAGATCCCAATTGGCCCGAACCTATTGATCAATTTGGCATGTCACATTCATCACAAACATGGAAGGACCTGAAAAGATTTAGATCAACGGACAGAAGAAAATATGATCCACACAAAACATACTTCTTAAATAAAGAGAGATCTGCTAACGACAGAAGAAACTTTTACTTAGTTTTTAAATACAATAAAACCAAAATCCAAAAATACGGTGAAATTTTTCATAAATTAATGCTGGCTCATCTATATTATGAAACCACAGAGATCGCCGATTCAATAATTAATTATGCTATGGCTTACTTTCAAACCGCATTAATGACACTGCGTAAAAAACAAGATAATCTTAATTTTTTAAGTCTTGAAAATTTAATCAATCTTCAAGAAAAATTCGATGAACTTGAACAAAAAAGTAATATTTTTGAAAATCACCTTACAACACTATATGATGACTACCACAATAATCAGTATAATATTAAAGACGGTCATTACACAAACATAATAAATTACATAAATAATCAAAACTACATACAAAAACTTCAAGAATTAATTGAAATCATAACAAATATAACTTTACAGATCACACATATACTTCAATAATATAAAAGCTTTTATTTAATATCACTCATTAACTTAACATCTACTTCAATATCCATATAGCACCTACATTCAAAACTTATTAAAAGTCAATATCAAAACAACTATTAATATTGCTATATTAGCAACCTTAATCTAGCAATATTGATATTAAAATCCAATAAATGTATAATACCCTTTAAACAAACATTATAAAATAATAGCTGTTAATTGGTTTATTTTTAAAAAAGAGGAGAATATTTTGAAGCACAAATTGCCTGTTATACTTATTTCAATGACTATTATTACCTGCAAAGCAGATCTTGGCAAGACTGAAAAATTAGAAAGAGCACTAAAAGAACAAGAAATAAAAATAGTAAAAGAAACAAAAAAAACAAAAACAAAAGCAATAATAGCAGAAGCTAAATTAAAAACAGCAAAAGAAGCAACTGAAAAAGCATTAAAAACAGTGATATTATCAGCAACAGCAATAAAAGAAGCACAAAAAACATCAGAAAAGTCAAACAGGGAAAAAGAAGATGCAAAAAATGAAAAAGCACAAATAGAGAGAGAAAAACTAGAAATAGAAAACAAGGCAAAACAATTAGAAGTACAATTGAAAGAAAAATGGAATCAACAACAAACACAGTTTGAAATTGATGAAGCCAAACTTGAACTAAAACGCAAAACTAAAGATATCGAAAGACTACTAATTATATACAACAATGATTATAGGATTGAACCGTCTGATCAATTTGGAATGCATGATAGTAATTCCAATAATAAAACATTTGATGTACTGCATCAAGGCCTAAAACCATATCATCATGCCGATAATAAAAAGGTTAGAGAGAAAATTTACTTGGTTTTTGAGTACAAAAATATTTACATTCAATCTCTTGGAGAAATTCTTAACAAAATTGCAAAGGATTCTTACCTGCCACCTGATCAGGCAAAACAAAAAACTCTTGAGCAAGAGCAGGCTAACGCCTTACTAAAAGAAATCATAGAAAATATTCATGAATATTTTGCTCACTACTTTGAGGGTACATTCAAAATACTTAGTGATAAACAAAATAGAATTGATGCGTTAAATCTTAGTGATTTAAGAACGCTTTTAAACAAACTTGATGAACTTCAAAAAATAAAGGATACCTGCAAAATGTACTCAGAAACGATTTACAATGATTTTAATAATGATAAAGGTAGAATTAGAACTGGGGGTGTTAAAGAATTAGGAGAATATATCACTAATCATGAATACAGAAAAATTTTTAAAGAGGCAATTGAACAAATCAAAACATTAGGCACTCAAATTAGCAACATCATATTAAAATAATTAATATCAAATAAATATTTTGATAGCTATTCTTAAACAAACTTGATATCAAAGCTCTATAAATATATAATATTATTTAATAAATATTATCAAATAATAATGGTTAATTGGCTTATTTTAAAATCAAGGGAAATATTTTGAAGCACAAACTAACTGTAACGCTTATTATAATCACTTTACTTATCACTACCACCTGCAAATCGGATTTTGGAAAGAATTCAGAATTAGAAAAAGCACTAAAGAAAGCAAAAGACGCAAAGCAAGCAGCCTTAAAAATCTTAAAAGCGCAAACAACAAGAACAGATGATGAACTCAAAAGACAAAAAAAATTTATAATCGCCATATTAAAAAGCAAAACTACAAGGGCCAAATATACATTAAAGATACACAAAAATGATATTTGGACAGAGAATAACGATCTATACGGAATAAATGAGCAAGGCCAAACATTTTATGTAGCTAAGAATAGCGATAATGGTGAAATTTATTCAAGTGATCGCAATAAGGCTGCTAGAAAGCTAATTTATTTAGCCTTTGAGCACCGCCTACCAGCCATTATAAATTTTGGAAAAATTCTAAATAAATTAGCAGAGAATGCTGATACTAACATTAATCATGCACCAAATGAATATGACATCAAAACAGAATACAATATTTTAATAGAAAACATCCTAGCAGAAGCAAAAAAATATGCACATAATTACTTTGAAGTTGCATTAATACCACTGTATGAAAAGCAAGATAAACTGAATTCTCTAAGTCTAGAGACCCTAAGCGACCTTAAAGACAAATTTGATGAACTTCAAAAGATAAGAGATACTTGCAAAATGTACGCAGAAACAATTTACAATGATTTTAAAAATGACAAAGATAAAATTAAAACTAGTGGTGCTGATTTAAGAAACTACATAAATAAAAACAATTATAAGCATAAATTCAAAGAATTGATAAAAAAAACAGAAGAACCAGCCTATCAAATTAGCCAAATCTTAAAAAAGATAAACACACATTGACTTGAACATTTATTTACAAGTAACTTCACAAAAAAAAATAAAAAATCTTCCTTTACTTATTGATATTTAAACCAAAATAAATATATAATAATTATTAATTAATAATTATTATCCATTTATAATACTAAGTTATACAATCAATTTTAACTAAATTACTAATTAGTATTAATTAACTTTAGTATTAATTAACTTTTAATTTTAAAAATAAGGAGAGTATTGTGAAACACATATTTTATATACCATTTATTTTATCATTATTATTTCTAATCTTTCTAACTTCTTGCAACCCAAATTCTGGAGAGACTAGTAAAGACACTGAAATGTATAAAGCAAAACTGACAGAATTGAAAGATCAGATAAGAAACAATGCAATTTATGAATTAAATACAAGGGTTAGTAATGCTCAAATAGCACTAAGCATCCATGCAAATCAAAATTGGAATGAAGAAGGTTCTGAACAATTTCAAATGCATGATAGCGTTTCCCAAAACAAAGCATTTGATATACTGAAAAAAGATAACAAACCATACAGTCATACTGACAACAAGAATGCAAGAAGAAATTTTTACCTGGCCTTAGAGTATCACGAATCTTCCATTGTATCCTTTGGCAAGATTCTAAATACACTAGCACAAGGTGCGGTTGCTAGCCCGCAAAACAAACAATATTTATTGCTGAAAGAGATCATAGAAGCAACAAGTAAGCTTGCCACAAATTACTTTGAAGTTGCATTAACAACACTAAAAAACAAAAAAGATAAACTTACAAGTTTAAGTCTAGAGGCGCTAGAAGAACTTCAAAGTAAATTTAGAAGACTTGAAGAGAAAAGACAATTAATCAGAACACGAGCAGATGAAATACAAAATAAATTCAAAGATGCTAATACTACAATAGGTACACAAGATAATTTAATAAAGTACATAGAAGACGAACATCAAGAAGTCTTTACACAAACATTTGCAACAATAGAAACATTAGCTAATGAGATTAAAGAAATTTTAGATACAATATAAACGCTATATGCTTAAAAAAACTTTAATAACTCTACTAGGAGCAAAGAAACACATCTTTGCTCCTTTTTCTTGCACACATATTTCATACAAGCATAACCACTAAACACATAAAATGATAATATCATCTTTATTATTTTCTATCTCTATTCCTATCTCTATTCATCACTACATCTGCACAAATTATCTTAAGTTATCTCAATTTAAAGCGTTGATTTAATAATCAATATAAATATATAATGTTATAAATATGTAATATTAATTAATAATAATTGGGATTTTTTTAATGGTATTTTTTAATGGTATTTTTTAAATTTATATTAGTATTAATTAGATTTTAATCTTAAAAACAAGGAGAATATTGTGAAACATATTTTTGATATATTTACTATAACGTTTATTTTACCACTCTTAGTGTTCTTTGCCTGCAATTCAAAATCTGGAGAGGACAGAGCTAATCAATTACAAACAAAATATAACTCTATTCAATCAATAGAAGAAAAACTCAAACAACATAAACAGGAATCTATAATCTTTAAATTAAAATTAAGAGCTCAAAAACACGAAAAGATGTTATATGCTCACACCCATTATGCTTGGATTGAGGATGGTGATGAGCTATATAGAGGAGCACCAGAAGGATATGGGAGAAGTCAATATGGAATGAGAGGAAATGATCAAGTATTCGGTATGATTTATGAGAAGCCTAAGAATTATGAATATCCCTTTAAATATTCATATCTAGAAAATAAACCAGCCAGATCAAAAATCTATTTGGCTTTTGAGTATAATGAAAACCTGATTAGAAATCTTGGAAAAGTACTTAATAAATTAGCGGATTCTGCCACTGAGAATACTAGCCCATCACAGTTCAACTTAAATGAATACAATCATTTACTTCAAGAGATTGCAGATGAAATAAAAGAATACACTCACAATTACTTTGAAGTTGCATTTGCAGAACTAATTAAAAAGGTTAATAAACTCAACATTTTATCACCCAATCAGTTACAAGAACTTGATCAAAAGTTTGATAAACTTACAGCAGAAAGACAGATACATATTAAAGATGCAAAAACAATTTACAATGATTTTAAGAATGACAAAGATCAAATTAAAAGTAATGCTGCCAACTTAAAGGATTATATAAATCAAAACTATAAGCAAAAATTCCTAACCTCATTTGCAACAATAGAAACATTAGCTAATGAGATTAAAGAAATTTTAGATACAATATAAAGAACTATATTCTTAAAAAAACTTTAATAACTCTACTAGGAGCAAAGAAACACATTTCTGCTCCTTTTTCTTGCACACATATTTCATACGAGCATAACCACTAAACACATAAAATGATAATATCATCTTTATTATTTTCTATCTCTATTCCTATCTCTATTCATCACTACATCTGCACAAATTATCTCAAATTAAAACGTTGATTTAATAATCAAGATAAATATATAATGTTATAAACATATAATGTTAGTTAATAACTATCGATATTTTTTAATGGTATTTTTTAAATTTATATTAATAAATATACGAATAATTTTAATTAAATGACTAATTAGTATTAATTTTAGTATTAGTTAGCTTTTAATTTTAAAAACAAGGAGAATATTGTGAAACATATTTTTGATATATTTACTATAACGTTTATTTTACCACTCTTAGTGTTCTTTGCCTGCAATTCAAAAACTGGAGGGGACAGAGCTAATCAATTACAAACAAAATATAACTCTATTCAATCAATAGAAGAAAAACTCAAACAACATAAACAAGAATCTATAATCTTTAAATTAAAATTAAGAGCTCAAAAACACGAAAAGATGTTATATGCTTACACCCATTATGATTGGATTGAGGATGGTGATGAGCAATATAGACGAGACCCAGAAGGATATGGGGGAACTCAATATGGAATGAAGGGTCATAATAAAGTATTCGATATGATTTATGAGAAGCCTAAGGATTATGAAAATTCCGTTGAATATTCATATCTAAAAAACAAACAATCCAGAGCAAAAATCTATTTGGCTTTTGAGTATAATGAAAATCTGATTAGAAATCTTGGAGAAGTACTTAATAAATTAGCAGCTTCTGCTACTGAGAGTACTAGCCCATCACAGTTCAACTTAAATGAATACAATCATTTACTTCAAGAGATTGCAGATGAAATAAAAGAATACACTCACAATTACTTTGAAGTTGCATTTGCAGAACTAATTAAAAAGGTTAATAAACTCAACATTTTATCACCCAATCAGTTACAAGAACTTGATCAAAAGTTTGATAAACTTACAGCAGAAAGACAGATACATATTAAAGATGCAGAAACAATTTACAATGATTTTAAGAATGACAAAGATCAAATTAAAAGTAATGCTGCCAACTTAAAGGATTATATAAATCAAAACTATAAGCAAAAATTCTTAACCTCATTTGCAACAATAGAAACATTAGCTAATGAGATTAAAGAAATTTTAGATACAATATAAAGCACTATATTCTTAAAAAAACTTTAATAACTCTACTAGGAGCAAAGAAACACATTTCTGCTCCTTTTTTTTTGCACACATATTTCATACGAGCATAATCCCTAAACACATAAAACGATAATATCATCTTTATTATTTCCTATCTCTATTCATAACTACATCTGCATAAATTATCTCAAATTAAAACGTTGATTTAATAATCAAGATAAATATATAATGTTATAAACATATAATGTTAGTTAATAACTATCGATATTTTTTAATGGTATTTCTTAAATTTATATTAATAAATATACGAATAATTTTAATTAAATGACTAATTAGTATTAATTTTAGTATTAGTTAGCTTTTAATTTTAAAAACAAGGAGAATATTGTGAAACATATTTTTGATATATTTACTATAACGTTTATTTTACCACTCTTAGTGTTCTTTGCCTGCAATTCAAAAACTGGAGGGGACAGAGCTAATCAATTACAAACAAAATATAACTCTATTCAATCAATAGAAGAAAAACTCAAACAACATAAACAAGAATCTATAATCTTTAAATTAAAATTAAGAGCTCAAAAACACGAAAAGATGTTATATGCTTACACCCATTATGATTGGATTGAGGATGGTGATGAGGAACATAGACTAGACCCAGAAGGATATGGGGGAACTCAATATGGAATGAAGGGTCATAATAAAGTATTCGGTATGATTTATGAGAAGCCTAAGGATTATGAAAATTCCGTTAAATATTCATATCTAGAAAATAAACCAGCCAGATCAAAAATCTATTTGGCTTTTGAGTATAATGAAAATCTGATTAGAAATCTTGGAGAAGTACTTAATAAATTAGCAGCTTCTGCTACTGAGAGTACTAGCCCATCACAGTTCAACTTAAATGAATACAATCATTTACTTCAAGAGATTGCAGATGAAATAAAAGAATACACTCACAATTACTTTGAAGTTGCATTTGCAGAACTAATTAAAAAGGTCAATAAACTCAACATTTTATCACCCAATCAGTTACAAGAACTTGATCAAAAGTTTGATAAACTTACAGCAGAAAGACAGATACATATTAAAGATGCAGAAACAATTTACAATGATTTTAAGAATGACAAAGATCAAATTAAAAGTAATGCTGCCAACTTAAAGGATTATATAAATCAAAACTATAAGCAAAAATTCTTAACCTCATTTGCAACAATAGAAACATTAGCTAATGAGATTAAAGAAATTTTAGATACAATATAAAGCACTATATGCTTAAAAAAACTTTAATAACTCTACTAGGAGCAAAGAAACACATTTCTGCTCCTTTTTTTTTGCACACATATTTCATACGAGCATAATCCCTAAACACATAAAACGATAATATCATCTTTATTATTTCCTATCTCTATTTATAACTACTCTGCATAAATTATCTCAAATTAAAACGTTGATTTAATAATCAAGATAAATATATAATGTTAGTTAATAATTATTGGTATTTTTTAATGGTATTTCTTAAATTTATATTAATAAATATACGAATAATTTTAATTAAATGACTAATTAGTATTAATTTTAGTATTAGTTAGCTTTTAATTTTAAAAACAAGGAGAATATTGTGAAACACTTTTTTGATATATTTACTATAACATATATTTTACCACTCTTAGTGCTAATTGCCTGTGGTTCAAACCCCAAGCCAACCAACCAATTAAACACTTCTCCAAAAAAAGATATATTCATAATGAGCTCAAAAACAAAAAACAATCTCAACATAAAAATAAATTTAACAAACCAAATAAAGAATAAAGTCGACACTGCCTTAACTTTAATAGATAAACACTCGGCAGATATTATCAAGGAACCTGCCAAACAACTTGGAATACAATGTGCAATCTTTGATGAAATTCACTACCATAAGGTAATGTATTCATTAAACAAAATATATCCCATCAACAAAGAAAAAATAAAGTTATTTCACGCATCTCTAAACTACAATATAATAAGATTAAAATGGCTGGGAGAAATCTTTATTCAAATGCAAGCTACCAATACTAAAAAAGGTAATGAACTTTATAAATCAATCTTAGACACAGGAAGAGAATATTCGCAAAAATCATTTGAAGCTCTCATGAATAAAATCAATATAGAAAGAGATAGGCTAATTCTCTTAAATGTTGAACAACTAAAAGACATTACAAACAATCTTGACACAATTAAAAATTTAAGAACAAGTTGGATATCATTTATCGATGATATCATTAATGATTATAGAACCGATACAGACATTAAAAATAACAGCATAAAATTAATAGAACATATAACCACTAAATACAAAAAAATAGAAGATAAAATTAATGGCATCAAAGATATAGCTCACAAAACTAACAAAATTTTAAAAACAATAAAGCACCAATATTATATTAATAAAAAGATTCATTAAAAGTAAGATAAGATACTTTGCAAAAATATTCTTATCATTTAATAAAATTACAAACTAACAACTAATATTTCAGATAAACATAACAAAAAAATAACATTTTAATATTTTTTTATAATTATATTGGTTTTTAAATTATATGATATACAATTTTATATAAGAATCATTATTAATTAATGATCATATTAATATAATATTAAGGAAGAAGAATTTCTATGAGAAACAACATTTTAAATAACTCTTTTATTACATTTGCTTTAATAGCACTTATACTAGTCGGATGTAACCCAAATGGAACCCTTGCAAAGATAAAATCTCACACAAACTCTAAAGCAAATGCAAATCAAAGCAATGACATACAAACAAAATCCAACTCAGATGAAGAACATGCTCAAGACAATCTAAAAGAAGATAACGAAAAAACAGCACTAATAGCTGAAATAATAAAAAAAGCTCAAACCAGTATAGCTTTAATAAATGGATATAAAAATAATATTGAAGATAATGATCAATATGGAATGGAATGGGGAGTTTTTAGATTCTTAAATAACGAGAAAAATAAAAAAACACTAAATTCTCCTGAAAATATACACATAAGAAAGCAATTTTATTTATCATTAGAATGGAAAAAAGATACACTTAAAAAGTTTGGAACAATCATAAAAGATAACACTGATAACTTAGCAAAAACAATCTTATTCACAGGAATACATTATGCTCACGAATATTTTGAATGGATAATTAATATAATACACGATAAAAAACACAACCTTCGGATT
The genomic region above belongs to Borrelia parkeri and contains:
- a CDS encoding CRASP family complement regulator-acquiring lipoprotein — translated: MKYIISVVIFILTLITLNCKMDPGKTAKLEKVLQEAEDAKQIALEVQTIRADVEVEAKIKAIEVEAEMEVQKITESEATVAESIKDTKQKIATSAKAESEIAKQELQQAQNAKLEAKQQTIRITEEMNQQQKQFIIAKLKLKIENIETVLNIHTDPNWPEPIDQFGMSHSSQTWKDLKRFRSTDRRKYDPHKTYFLNKERSANDRRNFYLVFKYNKTKIQKYGEIFHKLMLAHLYYETTEIADSIINYAMAYFQTALMTLRKKQDNLNFLSLENLINLQEKFDELEQKSNIFENHLTTLYDDYHNNQYNIKDGHYTNIINYINNQNYIQKLQELIEIITNITLQITHILQ
- a CDS encoding virulence associated lipoprotein; translation: MKHKLPVILISMTIITCKADLGKTEKLERALKEQEIKIVKETKKTKTKAIIAEAKLKTAKEATEKALKTVILSATAIKEAQKTSEKSNREKEDAKNEKAQIEREKLEIENKAKQLEVQLKEKWNQQQTQFEIDEAKLELKRKTKDIERLLIIYNNDYRIEPSDQFGMHDSNSNNKTFDVLHQGLKPYHHADNKKVREKIYLVFEYKNIYIQSLGEILNKIAKDSYLPPDQAKQKTLEQEQANALLKEIIENIHEYFAHYFEGTFKILSDKQNRIDALNLSDLRTLLNKLDELQKIKDTCKMYSETIYNDFNNDKGRIRTGGVKELGEYITNHEYRKIFKEAIEQIKTLGTQISNIILK
- a CDS encoding virulence associated lipoprotein; protein product: MKHKLTVTLIIITLLITTTCKSDFGKNSELEKALKKAKDAKQAALKILKAQTTRTDDELKRQKKFIIAILKSKTTRAKYTLKIHKNDIWTENNDLYGINEQGQTFYVAKNSDNGEIYSSDRNKAARKLIYLAFEHRLPAIINFGKILNKLAENADTNINHAPNEYDIKTEYNILIENILAEAKKYAHNYFEVALIPLYEKQDKLNSLSLETLSDLKDKFDELQKIRDTCKMYAETIYNDFKNDKDKIKTSGADLRNYINKNNYKHKFKELIKKTEEPAYQISQILKKINTH
- a CDS encoding virulence associated lipoprotein, encoding MKHIFYIPFILSLLFLIFLTSCNPNSGETSKDTEMYKAKLTELKDQIRNNAIYELNTRVSNAQIALSIHANQNWNEEGSEQFQMHDSVSQNKAFDILKKDNKPYSHTDNKNARRNFYLALEYHESSIVSFGKILNTLAQGAVASPQNKQYLLLKEIIEATSKLATNYFEVALTTLKNKKDKLTSLSLEALEELQSKFRRLEEKRQLIRTRADEIQNKFKDANTTIGTQDNLIKYIEDEHQEVFTQTFATIETLANEIKEILDTI
- a CDS encoding virulence associated lipoprotein is translated as MFFACNSKSGEDRANQLQTKYNSIQSIEEKLKQHKQESIIFKLKLRAQKHEKMLYAHTHYAWIEDGDELYRGAPEGYGRSQYGMRGNDQVFGMIYEKPKNYEYPFKYSYLENKPARSKIYLAFEYNENLIRNLGKVLNKLADSATENTSPSQFNLNEYNHLLQEIADEIKEYTHNYFEVAFAELIKKVNKLNILSPNQLQELDQKFDKLTAERQIHIKDAKTIYNDFKNDKDQIKSNAANLKDYINQNYKQKFLTSFATIETLANEIKEILDTI
- a CDS encoding virulence associated lipoprotein is translated as MFFACNSKTGGDRANQLQTKYNSIQSIEEKLKQHKQESIIFKLKLRAQKHEKMLYAYTHYDWIEDGDEQYRRDPEGYGGTQYGMKGHNKVFDMIYEKPKDYENSVEYSYLKNKQSRAKIYLAFEYNENLIRNLGEVLNKLAASATESTSPSQFNLNEYNHLLQEIADEIKEYTHNYFEVAFAELIKKVNKLNILSPNQLQELDQKFDKLTAERQIHIKDAETIYNDFKNDKDQIKSNAANLKDYINQNYKQKFLTSFATIETLANEIKEILDTI
- a CDS encoding virulence associated lipoprotein, yielding MFFACNSKTGGDRANQLQTKYNSIQSIEEKLKQHKQESIIFKLKLRAQKHEKMLYAYTHYDWIEDGDEEHRLDPEGYGGTQYGMKGHNKVFGMIYEKPKDYENSVKYSYLENKPARSKIYLAFEYNENLIRNLGEVLNKLAASATESTSPSQFNLNEYNHLLQEIADEIKEYTHNYFEVAFAELIKKVNKLNILSPNQLQELDQKFDKLTAERQIHIKDAETIYNDFKNDKDQIKSNAANLKDYINQNYKQKFLTSFATIETLANEIKEILDTI
- a CDS encoding complement regulator-acquiring protein, whose amino-acid sequence is MKHFFDIFTITYILPLLVLIACGSNPKPTNQLNTSPKKDIFIMSSKTKNNLNIKINLTNQIKNKVDTALTLIDKHSADIIKEPAKQLGIQCAIFDEIHYHKVMYSLNKIYPINKEKIKLFHASLNYNIIRLKWLGEIFIQMQATNTKKGNELYKSILDTGREYSQKSFEALMNKINIERDRLILLNVEQLKDITNNLDTIKNLRTSWISFIDDIINDYRTDTDIKNNSIKLIEHITTKYKKIEDKINGIKDIAHKTNKILKTIKHQYYINKKIH
- a CDS encoding complement regulator-acquiring protein — its product is MRNNILNNSFITFALIALILVGCNPNGTLAKIKSHTNSKANANQSNDIQTKSNSDEEHAQDNLKEDNEKTALIAEIIKKAQTSIALINGYKNNIEDNDQYGMEWGVFRFLNNEKNKKTLNSPENIHIRKQFYLSLEWKKDTLKKFGTIIKDNTDNLAKTILFTGIHYAHEYFEWIINIIHDKKHNLRILTLQELKDIKNKLVKIDGLRKKWRDTIDNIIAEYEADNDMQNNNQKLIQHVNSKYGTIFNTEIPSIQVLSQDIAKILK